From a single Spongiibacter taiwanensis genomic region:
- the bcsA gene encoding UDP-forming cellulose synthase catalytic subunit produces MERRQRLIGWRLVLKPEQLGRYERRFRYFEKEGVVPNLFGRLLVGYWLVLADIFLQPTIKSVESWQWLPRLFPQINFSRPVPGDLLRFAIQTLWLLFVQDRADRAHRVKQVYRIADLRSKKVLFKFIALLRLQVIRLERRARKIQDGPPEAAGPRILGLLRWRDVLLVILVAALAGLCITVPFSLEAQAAFVAALAITTLVLRQIPGRFPSMLMIILSLVVSCRYIWWRTTSTLNWDDGLGLFLGLILLMAEAFAWLVLVLGYFQNIWPLNRRPTALPDNRDAWPSVDLFVPSYNEDLSVVQATVYACLGLDWPADKLNIYILDDGKRDSFKDFAASVGVHYIRRPTNEHAKAGNINYALKHTHGEYVAIFDCDHIPVRAFLQVCMGSFLTDPKLALVQTPHHFYSPDPFERNLSNFRKIPNEGNLFYGLIQDGNDLWNATFFCGSCAVIRRTALLEVGGIAVETVTEDAHTSLRLHRLGYRSAYLRAPISAGLATETLSAHVGQRIRWARGMAQILRLDNPLTGSGLKWQQRLCYFNAMLHFLSGIPRMVFLTAPLVFLLLHTYIIYAPAAMLLLYVIPHMFHASVVNSILQGKYRYSFWGEVYESVLSWYVARPTTVALFAPHKGKFNVTAKGGKVDSFYFDWVISKPYVLLVSLNVLGIIWGCARLVSGPQEEFWAVVINMAWTGYNLLILGAAVAVAGEMKQQRSAPRVEVDIPVSLRLSSGRIYQASLRDFSLGGMRIELPEAGMIGDETSLQVMLQRANHSFLFKTSVVFRSGKIVGLRLQEQSKQALVDYVQCTFARADNWVTWQRGYEEDRPGVSFGQVSEAGINGFKRLLNLGPWPLPQLTNLIVKTLAWFGSLRPHKVAQGVLVQR; encoded by the coding sequence GTGGAGCGGCGGCAACGTCTGATTGGTTGGCGGCTGGTGTTAAAGCCGGAACAATTGGGCCGGTATGAGCGCCGTTTTCGCTATTTCGAGAAAGAGGGGGTGGTGCCTAATCTGTTTGGCCGATTGTTGGTCGGTTATTGGCTGGTGCTGGCGGATATATTTCTGCAGCCGACCATTAAGAGTGTTGAGTCCTGGCAATGGTTGCCGCGGCTGTTCCCACAGATCAATTTCAGTCGTCCGGTACCGGGCGACCTGCTGCGCTTTGCCATCCAGACCCTGTGGCTGCTGTTTGTCCAAGACCGGGCAGATCGGGCGCACCGGGTAAAGCAGGTGTATCGGATTGCCGATCTGCGGTCCAAAAAAGTGTTATTCAAATTTATCGCGCTGCTGCGCCTGCAGGTAATACGTCTGGAGCGCAGGGCGCGTAAAATTCAGGATGGCCCGCCTGAGGCGGCAGGGCCTCGTATTCTTGGCCTGCTTCGTTGGCGAGATGTGTTGTTAGTGATTCTGGTTGCCGCCTTGGCCGGCCTGTGTATCACCGTTCCCTTTAGTCTGGAGGCGCAGGCAGCCTTTGTTGCGGCGCTGGCGATCACCACATTGGTGCTGCGCCAAATCCCGGGTCGCTTTCCGTCAATGCTGATGATCATTCTGTCTCTTGTGGTTTCCTGTCGGTATATCTGGTGGCGAACTACCTCGACGTTGAACTGGGATGATGGCCTTGGCCTGTTTCTTGGGTTGATCCTGCTAATGGCTGAGGCCTTTGCCTGGCTGGTGCTGGTGCTCGGTTATTTTCAGAATATCTGGCCGCTTAATCGCCGGCCCACCGCGCTGCCGGACAATCGCGACGCCTGGCCGAGTGTTGATCTATTTGTGCCGTCTTACAACGAAGACCTGAGCGTGGTGCAAGCGACGGTGTATGCCTGTCTGGGGCTGGACTGGCCAGCGGATAAGCTCAATATCTACATTCTGGATGACGGCAAGCGCGACAGTTTTAAGGATTTTGCCGCCTCAGTGGGGGTGCATTACATCCGCCGGCCCACCAATGAACATGCCAAGGCGGGCAATATCAACTATGCCTTGAAACACACCCACGGCGAATATGTTGCTATTTTTGACTGCGACCATATCCCAGTGCGGGCCTTCCTGCAGGTGTGTATGGGGTCCTTCCTGACCGACCCGAAGTTAGCCCTGGTGCAGACGCCCCACCATTTTTATTCCCCTGACCCCTTCGAGCGAAACCTGTCGAACTTCCGCAAAATTCCCAATGAAGGCAACCTGTTTTACGGCTTGATTCAGGACGGCAATGACCTGTGGAACGCGACCTTCTTCTGTGGTTCCTGCGCGGTCATTCGGCGGACAGCACTGTTGGAGGTGGGCGGTATTGCTGTGGAAACCGTCACCGAGGACGCCCACACCTCCCTGCGTCTCCACCGGCTGGGGTATCGCTCAGCCTATCTGCGGGCGCCGATCTCTGCCGGTCTGGCAACAGAAACCCTGTCGGCCCACGTTGGTCAGCGCATACGTTGGGCTCGGGGGATGGCGCAGATATTGCGACTGGATAACCCGCTCACGGGCTCGGGTCTGAAGTGGCAGCAGCGGTTGTGCTACTTCAATGCCATGCTGCACTTTCTTTCGGGCATTCCGAGGATGGTATTTCTCACCGCGCCCTTGGTCTTTTTATTGCTGCATACGTACATTATTTATGCGCCGGCCGCGATGTTATTGCTGTATGTCATACCGCACATGTTTCATGCCTCGGTGGTGAACTCGATTTTGCAGGGCAAGTATCGCTACTCATTCTGGGGCGAGGTTTATGAGTCGGTGCTGTCCTGGTATGTGGCGCGCCCGACCACCGTTGCCTTGTTTGCACCACACAAGGGCAAATTTAATGTCACCGCCAAAGGTGGCAAGGTGGACAGTTTCTATTTTGACTGGGTGATCTCAAAGCCCTATGTGCTGCTGGTGAGCCTCAACGTACTGGGTATCATCTGGGGGTGTGCACGGCTGGTTTCCGGGCCCCAGGAAGAATTTTGGGCGGTCGTGATCAACATGGCCTGGACAGGATACAACCTGCTGATTCTCGGCGCGGCGGTGGCGGTTGCCGGTGAAATGAAGCAACAGCGGTCTGCGCCCCGGGTGGAGGTGGACATCCCGGTGAGCCTGCGTCTGTCGTCGGGGCGGATTTACCAGGCCAGCCTGCGCGATTTCTCTCTGGGAGGGATGCGCATCGAGCTGCCTGAAGCCGGTATGATTGGTGATGAAACGTCCCTGCAGGTAATGCTGCAGCGGGCGAACCACTCCTTCCTCTTCAAGACCTCGGTGGTGTTTAGAAGCGGAAAAATTGTGGGCCTGCGTCTGCAGGAGCAATCCAAACAAGCCCTGGTGGACTATGTACAGTGTACCTTCGCCAGAGCAGACAACTGGGTGACCTGGCAGCGCGGCTACGAAGAAGATCGGCCCGGTGTGAGTTTTGGCCAGGTGTCTGAAGCGGGGATCAATGGTTTCAAGCGGCTGCTGAACTTGGGGCCTTGGCCGCTTCCCCAGTTGACGAATCTAATAGTGAAGACTTTGGCATGGTTTGGCAGCCTGCGCCCACACAAGGTGGCGCAGGGTGTCCTGGTTCAACGATAA
- the bcsR gene encoding BcsR/BcsP family cellulose biosynthesis protein, translating to MSDISEDVRAVYRSFGHSDLPYHEVVEQVRYRQAQQHWPFLRLMTTRETTAMSTAGEQPATDAEKESKA from the coding sequence ATGAGTGACATCAGTGAAGATGTGCGGGCAGTGTATCGCTCCTTTGGGCACAGCGATTTGCCTTACCACGAGGTTGTTGAGCAGGTGCGCTATCGCCAGGCTCAGCAGCATTGGCCGTTCCTGCGACTGATGACAACGCGGGAGACGACAGCAATGTCGACTGCCGGTGAGCAACCTGCCACTGACGCTGAAAAGGAATCCAAGGCTTGA
- the bcsZ gene encoding cellulose synthase complex periplasmic endoglucanase BcsZ: protein MRLALALVLWLPLAGLANTCDWPLWQHFKRDYLVDGRVIDDSDARLITTSEGQSYGMFFALVANDKAAFADMLDWTEQHLAEGDLTGQLPAWLWGRDGQGQWRILDANSASDADVWIAYSLAEAGRLWGNHRYASLGYLLARRIIAEETVIDSKGRRHLLPGVTGFRQGDDRFRLNPSYLALQLFDALASHYPVQPWSELGAGGLHVLRGAARGGLLPDWLVLEKGAVVAGAGDNTGSYDAIRTYLWTGMLDSQHPARAELLASQGGMVAALKSGRSAPPEHVNVATGAVKGNGPFGFSAALLPMLAVLEQPALLNSQHQRALQGAAAAGGGGAYYNQMLSLFGLGWLDKQYRFDRQGRLLPAWEASECG from the coding sequence GTGAGGCTTGCCCTGGCATTAGTGCTGTGGCTGCCACTGGCCGGTCTCGCAAATACCTGCGACTGGCCCCTGTGGCAGCACTTCAAGCGCGATTACCTGGTTGATGGTCGGGTCATCGATGACAGTGACGCTCGCCTTATTACGACATCGGAGGGGCAATCCTACGGGATGTTTTTTGCCCTCGTTGCCAATGACAAGGCCGCCTTTGCCGACATGCTCGACTGGACCGAGCAACATCTGGCTGAGGGCGACTTAACCGGCCAGTTGCCCGCCTGGCTGTGGGGGCGCGATGGCCAGGGGCAATGGCGCATTCTTGATGCCAATTCCGCCTCTGATGCCGATGTGTGGATTGCCTATTCGTTAGCTGAAGCAGGGCGCCTATGGGGCAATCATCGCTACGCGAGCCTGGGTTACCTGCTCGCCCGACGCATCATTGCTGAGGAAACCGTCATCGATAGCAAAGGGCGGCGCCATTTGCTGCCGGGTGTCACCGGTTTTCGTCAGGGTGACGACCGGTTTCGTTTGAATCCCAGTTATCTGGCTCTCCAGCTGTTCGACGCGCTGGCCAGCCATTATCCGGTGCAGCCCTGGAGTGAGTTGGGTGCCGGTGGTCTGCACGTCCTGCGCGGAGCGGCTCGCGGCGGCCTGTTGCCCGATTGGCTCGTGCTCGAAAAGGGCGCCGTTGTGGCTGGCGCGGGCGACAACACCGGCAGTTACGATGCCATCCGCACCTATTTGTGGACCGGTATGTTGGATTCACAACACCCCGCCAGGGCCGAATTGCTGGCATCACAGGGCGGTATGGTTGCTGCGCTGAAGTCTGGCCGCTCGGCTCCCCCTGAGCATGTCAATGTCGCTACCGGCGCAGTCAAAGGCAATGGCCCCTTTGGCTTTTCCGCCGCGTTATTGCCGATGCTGGCAGTGTTGGAGCAGCCTGCCTTGCTAAACAGCCAACATCAGCGGGCGCTACAGGGCGCCGCAGCGGCTGGCGGTGGCGGCGCCTACTACAATCAAATGCTGAGTTTGTTTGGTCTTGGCTGGTTGGATAAGCAGTATCGCTTTGACCGGCAGGGTCGCCTGTTACCCGCTTGGGAGGCAAGCGAGTGCGGCTAA
- the bcsB gene encoding cellulose biosynthesis cyclic di-GMP-binding regulatory protein BcsB codes for MHNGLKLTIASCLTAALWCFAAPLVAAPSQDNAIPGSKLLPEPEFETRDSLADLGFNRSLELQGSESSIFLGFGSRLDEEVVGATLILRYTASPALVEKLSQLKISLNNELQRVIAVRDDEVGELREVRVNLDPRYLSDYNQLRVELIGYLDRECWNPDEPSIWAEISQNSELVLRKRSLRLSNDLSLLPAPFYDERDFSTLTLPVVFGPQYALGTAKAAALAASYFGSLADWRSASFPLLVNRLPERHALVMVTNDNRPNFLEDFPLVEKPTLQIISHPEKPAVKLLLIQGKDEAQLFTAVEGLALGNALLSGQIAVINEVSQRRPRKPYDAPNWVRTDRPMRLGEMVDDLNQLEVRGRLAAPINVSMQLPPDLFTWQSRGIPLDLRYRYTPPTDDNSGSKMSFAINDQFVEAFSLTTSGENGELKRVRVPLLDGGLLDSSNRVRIPAFRVGAKNQMSFQFAFAATSEGACRTIPANDYRAVVEADSTVDFTGFPHYLEMPNLHAFVTAGYPFTRMADLSETTFVLSPSPGTAEVETLLNLAGFMGASSGYPGFALSVTDQWDKAKLRDRDVVVIAVDDALSKSMPDGDKLALILDRSERILDRPVRSPKRAGNFGDWSAAKSRAVAETVNISAGGGFAALLGAESPLTKDRSVVALLGASTKDLSLITASLRDSGKLPFMHGSVITFRGDKVASYQVGDSYFVGRLPLTQLIWYHFSQHPFFLAFCALLLIVLISIAIWRLLTRFAAKRVRVGDEDK; via the coding sequence TTGCACAACGGATTAAAGCTAACGATAGCATCCTGTCTGACGGCAGCCCTTTGGTGCTTCGCCGCGCCGCTGGTGGCCGCTCCTTCCCAGGACAATGCCATACCGGGCAGCAAACTCCTGCCGGAACCTGAGTTTGAGACCCGGGACAGCCTCGCCGACCTGGGCTTCAATCGCTCACTGGAGTTGCAGGGTAGCGAAAGTAGTATCTTCCTTGGGTTTGGCTCCCGGCTGGACGAAGAAGTCGTCGGCGCAACCCTGATCTTGCGCTACACCGCTTCGCCGGCGCTGGTGGAGAAATTGTCGCAGCTGAAAATCTCGCTGAACAACGAGCTGCAGCGTGTGATTGCCGTCAGGGACGATGAAGTGGGCGAGTTGCGTGAGGTGAGGGTTAACCTCGACCCCCGTTATCTCAGCGACTATAACCAGCTTCGGGTCGAGCTGATTGGCTATCTGGATCGGGAGTGCTGGAATCCCGACGAGCCCAGTATCTGGGCGGAGATCAGTCAGAACAGCGAACTGGTGTTGCGCAAGCGCTCGCTTCGCCTGAGTAACGACCTGAGTTTGCTGCCCGCGCCGTTCTATGATGAGCGGGATTTTTCTACGCTAACCCTGCCTGTGGTCTTTGGTCCTCAATATGCGCTGGGTACCGCCAAGGCGGCAGCCCTTGCCGCGTCTTACTTTGGCTCCCTGGCAGACTGGCGCTCGGCGTCCTTTCCGCTGCTGGTCAATCGCCTGCCAGAGCGCCACGCATTGGTGATGGTGACCAACGATAACCGCCCAAACTTTTTGGAAGATTTTCCCCTGGTGGAAAAGCCCACCCTGCAGATTATCAGTCATCCAGAAAAGCCAGCGGTTAAACTGCTGTTGATTCAGGGTAAAGACGAGGCACAGTTGTTCACCGCCGTTGAAGGTCTCGCCCTGGGCAATGCGCTATTGAGCGGACAGATCGCGGTCATTAACGAGGTCAGTCAGCGGCGGCCGCGCAAGCCCTACGACGCCCCAAACTGGGTGCGTACCGATCGGCCCATGCGCCTGGGAGAAATGGTCGACGATCTGAACCAGCTGGAAGTGCGCGGTCGTCTTGCCGCGCCGATCAATGTGTCCATGCAGTTACCGCCGGATTTGTTCACCTGGCAGAGTCGAGGTATCCCCCTGGACCTGCGCTATCGCTATACCCCGCCCACTGACGATAATTCCGGTTCCAAGATGAGCTTTGCCATCAACGATCAGTTCGTTGAGGCCTTTAGCCTGACTACCAGCGGGGAGAATGGCGAACTCAAAAGAGTGAGGGTGCCGCTGCTTGATGGTGGCTTGCTCGACTCCAGCAACCGGGTGCGTATTCCCGCCTTCCGGGTGGGTGCGAAGAACCAGATGTCCTTCCAGTTTGCCTTTGCGGCGACCAGCGAGGGCGCTTGCCGGACCATTCCTGCCAATGACTATCGGGCGGTGGTGGAGGCCGACTCCACCGTCGATTTCACCGGTTTCCCCCATTACCTGGAAATGCCCAACCTGCATGCCTTTGTTACGGCCGGGTATCCCTTTACCCGCATGGCCGACCTGTCGGAAACCACCTTTGTTCTGTCGCCCTCTCCAGGAACAGCCGAAGTCGAGACCTTGCTGAATCTGGCTGGGTTTATGGGGGCGAGCAGCGGTTACCCCGGCTTTGCCCTGAGCGTGACTGACCAGTGGGACAAGGCGAAACTGCGCGATCGCGATGTGGTGGTGATTGCAGTGGATGATGCCCTGTCCAAATCCATGCCGGACGGCGACAAACTCGCGCTGATCCTCGATCGCTCCGAACGAATTCTGGATCGGCCAGTGCGCTCGCCGAAGCGGGCGGGTAATTTTGGTGACTGGAGTGCCGCAAAATCCCGGGCGGTGGCGGAAACCGTCAATATCAGTGCTGGCGGCGGGTTTGCTGCTCTGCTGGGGGCAGAGTCACCGCTGACCAAGGACCGCAGCGTTGTCGCGTTGCTGGGGGCGAGTACCAAAGACCTGTCATTGATTACCGCGAGCCTTCGCGACTCTGGCAAGCTTCCCTTTATGCACGGCTCGGTAATCACTTTCCGGGGCGATAAGGTGGCCAGTTATCAAGTGGGCGATTCCTATTTCGTCGGGCGCCTGCCGCTGACCCAATTGATCTGGTACCACTTTTCCCAGCATCCCTTCTTCCTTGCGTTTTGCGCCCTATTGCTGATTGTGTTGATCAGTATTGCCATCTGGCGGTTGCTCACTCGCTTTGCCGCTAAGCGGGTTCGTGTAGGAGACGAGGATAAGTGA
- the bcsE gene encoding cellulose biosynthesis protein BcsE — MSGILALPKESAKLRQGEMYLCFAQSTSDIALLLQNIWHDDNPGVLICSYTQEFLFQSLSPGLHNRLHGQLSKAPHHVHFWRPKKSRPMRANLNRILVDAKRLHLPRGTRVTVSLQDNTIGRASSQNLRRKLSAWQRWASEEALRLQVLIHGDAALLRPAVMQHNDLFAGVSSLQRLSECHYHYTIQYWRGPQSVVASEEYSLIIGEDGRLGVNNHVETKTGAPELTQPKNYGDEQCIYACREALYDAGSVDSIEKDFARIVPSNAALIEQIEIADAATFVFSCGTTDEVRDLAGAIYVLRKRFGGGVKLLVRETRDCLRYSDEQFLCRAGANLVIPYNLVFSVFMNQLEALQGQYFGRQLPATLEALMDNWPYRGLQGYFEPADFARHGMEIIDDSSQNDIDDLLVQLRPAKGIPAEHCLSLCTIRRDGDLITTADDDLFMLLPACRLNDVKAALHSCFALPAEEIFASQQVYHTRNDIEAQFVSLMAAQHFVPADWGRRMLREAPNTQPEDASNLFEDSLSLAKPAPLQIRV; from the coding sequence ATGTCAGGAATACTAGCACTGCCGAAAGAGTCTGCGAAACTGCGTCAGGGCGAAATGTATCTCTGTTTTGCCCAATCCACCAGCGACATCGCCCTGCTGCTTCAGAATATCTGGCACGATGACAACCCGGGTGTGTTGATCTGCTCGTACACGCAGGAGTTTCTGTTTCAATCATTGTCCCCAGGCCTCCATAACCGTTTACACGGACAGCTGAGCAAGGCGCCCCACCACGTCCACTTCTGGCGACCCAAGAAAAGTCGCCCGATGCGAGCCAACTTGAACCGCATCCTGGTCGATGCCAAGCGACTCCATCTCCCCAGGGGCACTCGCGTCACCGTGTCGTTGCAGGACAACACTATTGGACGTGCCTCAAGCCAGAACTTACGCCGAAAACTCAGCGCCTGGCAGCGCTGGGCCAGCGAGGAAGCGCTGCGCCTACAGGTACTGATCCACGGTGATGCTGCGCTGTTGCGGCCAGCAGTAATGCAACATAACGACCTGTTTGCCGGAGTCAGCAGCCTCCAACGCCTCAGCGAATGTCACTACCACTACACCATCCAGTATTGGCGCGGTCCGCAGTCGGTGGTTGCCAGCGAGGAGTACAGCCTGATTATCGGCGAGGATGGGCGACTCGGTGTCAACAACCACGTCGAGACCAAAACTGGCGCCCCTGAACTGACCCAGCCCAAAAATTATGGCGACGAGCAATGCATATATGCCTGCCGCGAGGCGCTCTATGACGCGGGCTCCGTCGACTCCATTGAGAAAGACTTTGCCCGAATTGTGCCCAGCAATGCGGCACTGATTGAGCAAATCGAGATCGCCGATGCGGCGACTTTCGTGTTTTCCTGTGGCACGACCGACGAAGTGCGCGACCTGGCCGGCGCCATCTATGTGTTACGCAAACGCTTCGGTGGCGGTGTAAAACTGCTGGTTCGGGAAACGCGAGATTGCCTGCGCTACTCTGATGAGCAGTTTTTATGCCGGGCCGGTGCCAACCTGGTTATCCCCTATAACCTGGTTTTTTCGGTCTTCATGAATCAACTGGAGGCCCTGCAGGGGCAGTATTTCGGCCGCCAGTTACCCGCCACCCTCGAAGCGCTCATGGATAACTGGCCCTACCGAGGACTGCAGGGATACTTCGAGCCCGCCGATTTTGCTCGTCACGGCATGGAGATCATCGATGACAGCTCGCAGAATGATATTGATGATCTTCTGGTCCAGTTGCGGCCGGCCAAGGGCATTCCCGCCGAACATTGCCTCAGTTTGTGCACCATTCGTCGCGACGGCGACCTGATTACCACTGCCGATGACGATTTGTTTATGCTGCTCCCTGCCTGTCGTCTCAATGATGTAAAGGCAGCGCTGCACAGCTGCTTTGCCTTGCCGGCGGAAGAAATTTTTGCCTCGCAACAGGTGTACCACACGCGTAACGACATCGAGGCACAGTTTGTCAGTTTGATGGCAGCGCAGCATTTTGTACCGGCTGATTGGGGCCGCCGGATGTTACGAGAGGCGCCCAACACACAGCCAGAGGATGCTAGCAATCTATTCGAAGATTCCCTGTCTCTGGCCAAGCCCGCTCCCCTGCAGATTAGGGTGTGA
- the bcsG gene encoding cellulose biosynthesis protein BcsG, with protein MVTESTPTPPPVQTRQMTLGWWNLYFLIKLGLYYQGTIDFHLLENLCFLCLLLIPLEKSAFRIIRGIVAVPIALWLLHFDSYLPPLSRLTSQLDQLLTFEIGYIFELLLRFIPTNALLPLAVLIVGYYFLSRIFRITSIVLVLILITGISKLPPESAPRTGITDAPQNTARVSRDNAGPESLTDQLDQFFAAETARHVELPSELGSRQQFDILLLSICSLSWDDMQVADLADHPFFQDFDLVFEQFNSATSYSGPALLRLTRANCGQPAHNALYQQVDSRCLLFEQLKARGYDEALVMNHDGKFDNMLERTRRFGGVDVDLVSQGGLEPRQKAFAGSPVFGDLAMLQRWWSQRLDNSKPVIALYNSATLHDGNRLIDNPGLKGLTSYKTRARELLDDLQAFKQTLRDSGRPVVMVLIPEHGAGLRGDKMQIAGMREIPSPAITHVPMAVKLLGKEVQRTGNTARVATPTSHLALTQVLRNIVVADIYGGKGQFSAASLAANIPDTRMVSQNEGSTVMASKGDYFIRLDGGEWTQYPTQNQ; from the coding sequence TTGGTCACTGAGTCCACCCCCACGCCCCCACCGGTTCAGACCCGCCAGATGACCTTAGGCTGGTGGAACCTGTATTTTCTGATCAAACTCGGACTCTATTATCAAGGCACTATCGATTTTCACTTGCTGGAGAATCTGTGTTTTCTGTGCCTACTGCTCATCCCCCTCGAAAAAAGCGCATTTCGCATCATCAGGGGCATCGTCGCGGTGCCGATCGCGCTTTGGCTACTGCATTTTGATTCCTACCTGCCGCCACTCAGCCGCCTGACCTCGCAGCTGGACCAACTACTGACCTTCGAGATCGGCTATATCTTCGAGCTGCTGCTGCGCTTTATTCCTACCAATGCCTTATTGCCATTGGCCGTGCTTATTGTTGGCTACTACTTTTTGTCACGTATTTTCCGCATCACCAGCATTGTGCTGGTGTTGATACTGATCACCGGTATCAGCAAGCTACCGCCGGAGTCAGCGCCCCGGACCGGCATCACCGATGCGCCCCAAAATACCGCGCGAGTGAGTCGCGACAACGCCGGCCCCGAGAGCCTGACAGATCAACTCGATCAGTTCTTTGCCGCAGAAACGGCCCGCCACGTTGAGTTGCCATCGGAGCTGGGCAGTCGCCAGCAGTTCGACATTCTCCTGCTAAGCATTTGCTCCTTGTCCTGGGATGACATGCAGGTAGCCGACCTGGCTGATCACCCATTCTTCCAGGATTTCGATCTGGTTTTTGAGCAATTCAACTCGGCCACCTCCTACAGCGGGCCCGCCCTGCTGAGGTTAACCCGGGCAAATTGCGGCCAACCCGCCCACAACGCCCTGTACCAGCAGGTCGACAGCCGCTGCCTGCTGTTTGAGCAACTCAAGGCACGGGGCTACGACGAAGCCCTGGTGATGAACCACGACGGCAAGTTCGACAATATGCTGGAGCGAACCCGCCGTTTTGGCGGCGTAGATGTCGATTTGGTGTCCCAGGGCGGGCTTGAACCCCGCCAAAAAGCCTTTGCCGGCTCGCCAGTTTTCGGTGATCTGGCCATGTTACAACGCTGGTGGAGCCAGCGCCTGGACAACAGCAAACCGGTGATCGCCCTGTACAACTCTGCCACCCTTCACGACGGCAACCGCCTGATCGATAATCCGGGGTTGAAGGGCCTGACCAGTTACAAAACGCGGGCGCGGGAATTGCTCGACGACCTACAGGCATTCAAACAAACACTGCGCGACTCGGGTAGACCCGTGGTCATGGTGCTGATACCCGAGCACGGCGCCGGGCTTCGCGGTGACAAAATGCAGATCGCTGGCATGCGTGAAATCCCTTCACCTGCAATTACCCACGTGCCCATGGCGGTCAAGCTGCTCGGCAAGGAGGTGCAACGCACCGGCAACACCGCCCGGGTGGCCACACCGACCAGTCATTTAGCACTGACCCAAGTGCTGCGCAACATTGTTGTCGCAGACATCTATGGGGGCAAAGGCCAATTTTCTGCCGCCAGTCTGGCGGCAAATATCCCCGACACGCGGATGGTGTCCCAGAATGAGGGCAGCACCGTGATGGCCTCCAAGGGGGATTACTTCATTCGCCTCGATGGCGGCGAATGGACCCAGTACCCCACCCAGAA
- the bcsQ gene encoding cellulose biosynthesis protein BcsQ, producing the protein MKCVLVSGLSGGAGATTVAANLAAALQSMGQPSFSVDLDPANILGLHYGLEPLAEDGWAARMAAGEAVGEGVFRSADGRLVLPYGYAEKPFDSSAVLTLAKNLVRSEAVTSQCDWLIIDLPFRNASNNPTLLEGLRALADFELRVADTNPATYIRLRRRESSPFLAEPAALLINNFAPERKLCNDMLLTYKHEYGEQLAPLHIHRDPALPESLACLKAVMAYSPFTQAAADFRSLAIWVSAELAEAE; encoded by the coding sequence TTGAAGTGTGTTTTGGTCAGCGGGTTGTCTGGGGGCGCTGGGGCGACAACGGTAGCGGCCAATCTGGCAGCGGCTTTGCAGTCGATGGGGCAGCCCTCTTTCTCGGTGGATCTTGATCCGGCCAATATTCTCGGTCTGCACTATGGCCTGGAGCCCCTGGCAGAGGATGGCTGGGCAGCCCGAATGGCAGCGGGTGAGGCTGTTGGGGAAGGGGTGTTCCGTTCCGCTGATGGCCGTTTGGTATTGCCCTACGGATATGCTGAAAAGCCCTTCGACTCCAGCGCGGTTCTTACCCTGGCCAAGAACCTGGTGCGTTCGGAAGCCGTTACCTCCCAGTGCGATTGGCTGATTATCGACTTGCCCTTTCGCAATGCGTCGAATAACCCGACCCTGTTGGAAGGCTTACGGGCCCTCGCCGATTTCGAATTGCGAGTTGCGGATACTAACCCTGCAACCTATATCCGCCTGCGTCGGCGAGAAAGCAGTCCTTTCCTGGCCGAGCCAGCTGCGTTATTGATCAATAATTTTGCGCCGGAGCGCAAGCTGTGTAACGACATGCTGCTCACCTACAAGCATGAGTACGGGGAGCAGCTTGCCCCCCTGCATATTCATCGTGACCCGGCATTACCCGAGAGCTTGGCATGTTTGAAAGCGGTCATGGCGTATTCACCCTTCACTCAGGCAGCAGCCGATTTTCGCAGCCTGGCAATCTGGGTGAGCGCTGAGTTGGCGGAGGCGGAGTAG